From Candidatus Zixiibacteriota bacterium:
CGCTTAGATTTGTATATTGATTCGCAAACAAAGGAGCATGAATGAGAAAGTTATTTACTATTGCAATTTTACTGTCGGTAATGTATTGCCCGGTTTTTGCTCAGCAGGCTGAGATGAAGGGTAAACCGGATAAACCGGTCCCTGAACCGATCAGCGAAACTATCCGCGAAAGTGTACACCGGGTGACAATCGCCGGAGAAACAATTGAATACAAGGCGATTGCCGGAATCCTGCATCTGAAAAAAGAGATCGATAAGCCGGTTGCGGCTGTCTTCTTCATCGCTTATCTGCGAGCCGATACCCGTGATGCTTCCGAGAGGCCGATTACGTTTTCATTTAATGGCGGTCCGGGGTCGTCCTCGGTATGGCTGCACCTGGGGGTCCTGGGACCCAGGCGGGTGTTGATGCAGGCGGACGGTCACGCTTTTCCACCTCCATATGAATTAGTCAACAACGATTACTCCCTGCTTGATCACACTGATTTGGTGTTCATAGATCCGGTCAGCACAGGTTACAGCAGGGCGGTACCGGGTGAGGACCCGAAGCA
This genomic window contains:
- a CDS encoding peptidase S10, which gives rise to MKGKPDKPVPEPISETIRESVHRVTIAGETIEYKAIAGILHLKKEIDKPVAAVFFIAYLRADTRDASERPITFSFNGGPGSSSVWLHLGVLGPRRVLMQADGHAFPPPYELVNNDYSLLDHTDLVFIDPVSTGYSRAVPGEDPK